Proteins co-encoded in one Novosphingobium sp. TH158 genomic window:
- a CDS encoding MarR family winged helix-turn-helix transcriptional regulator, which yields MSQTKPSDDEFFHALQRMVDEAVKNAMGSNTSPDALLIEGAQQAGRPAVLGSSRYLDWAQRIYAVRRSRRQQLPPELFGEPSWDILLDLYIAFYECRKVSINGACVAADVPQTTALRHLQQLEAQGLVHRVDDLRDKRIKWVGLTQKAILAIGKICDADFNSSARRRQRREREAGQKAMQSVFNWEST from the coding sequence ATGTCGCAAACAAAGCCGAGCGATGACGAATTCTTCCATGCCTTGCAGAGGATGGTCGACGAAGCCGTCAAAAATGCCATGGGATCAAACACCTCTCCGGATGCGTTGCTGATCGAAGGCGCTCAGCAAGCTGGTCGTCCCGCCGTTCTCGGCTCATCCCGCTATCTTGATTGGGCTCAGAGGATTTACGCGGTCAGGCGGTCCCGGCGACAGCAATTGCCACCCGAACTGTTCGGAGAGCCGTCCTGGGACATCCTTCTGGACCTTTACATCGCCTTCTACGAATGCCGGAAGGTATCAATCAACGGCGCTTGCGTTGCCGCAGACGTGCCGCAGACGACGGCTTTGCGGCATTTGCAGCAGCTTGAAGCACAGGGATTGGTGCATCGGGTCGATGACCTCAGGGACAAGCGCATCAAGTGGGTCGGCCTAACGCAGAAGGCGATTTTGGCCATCGGGAAAATTTGCGATGCCGATTTCAACTCATCTGCGCGGCGGAGGCAGCGCCGGGAGCGGGAAGCGGGTCAAAAGGCCATGCAAAGCGTCTTCAATTGGGAATCGACCTGA
- a CDS encoding aspartate carbamoyltransferase catalytic subunit — MRDYGTNPAAHASRYPAGSLAFPHRHLLGTAGLAPHELLFLLDEAEQWVELNRQPEKRDNRLRGMTIINAFFENSTRTLLSFEIAGKRLGADVVNMAVATSSVKKGETLIDTALTLNAMRADAMVIRHGSSGAVRLIADKVDCPVLNAGDGQHEHPTQGLLDALTIRRALRTRGREEFNGLKVTICGDILHSRVARSNIHCLTTLGADVRVCAPPALMPAEIEQLKVTAFHDFDAALEGAEVVMMLRLQNERMQGSFIPSPREYRHLYGLTPERLKRAAPDAFIMHPGPMNRGVEIDSIVADLPERSLITTQVEMGVAMRMACLDVLTRSARGMEGWA; from the coding sequence ATGCGCGACTATGGCACCAATCCCGCCGCCCACGCCTCGCGCTATCCGGCGGGCAGCCTCGCCTTTCCGCACCGCCATCTGCTCGGCACGGCCGGGCTTGCCCCGCACGAGCTGCTGTTCCTGCTCGACGAGGCGGAGCAATGGGTGGAGCTGAACCGCCAGCCCGAAAAGCGCGACAACCGGCTGCGCGGCATGACCATCATCAACGCCTTCTTCGAAAATTCCACCCGCACCCTGCTATCGTTCGAGATTGCCGGCAAGCGGCTGGGCGCGGACGTGGTCAACATGGCCGTGGCCACGTCCAGCGTGAAGAAGGGCGAAACGCTGATCGATACGGCGCTGACGCTGAATGCCATGCGCGCCGATGCCATGGTGATCCGCCACGGTTCCTCAGGCGCAGTTCGGCTGATCGCCGACAAGGTCGATTGCCCGGTGCTCAATGCCGGCGATGGCCAGCATGAGCACCCCACCCAGGGCCTGCTAGACGCGCTGACCATCCGCCGCGCGCTGCGCACCCGCGGCCGCGAGGAGTTCAACGGCCTGAAGGTGACCATCTGCGGCGATATCCTGCACAGCCGCGTTGCCCGCTCCAACATCCACTGCCTCACCACCCTGGGTGCCGATGTGCGCGTCTGCGCCCCGCCCGCGCTGATGCCGGCAGAGATCGAGCAGCTGAAGGTTACCGCCTTCCACGATTTCGATGCCGCTCTCGAAGGGGCCGAAGTGGTCATGATGCTGCGCTTGCAGAACGAGCGGATGCAGGGCAGCTTCATCCCCTCCCCTCGCGAATACCGCCATCTCTACGGGCTTACGCCGGAGCGGCTGAAACGGGCCGCGCCCGATGCCTTCATCATGCACCCCGGCCCGATGAACCGCGGCGTGGAGATCGACAGCATCGTCGCCGACCTGCCGGAGCGCTCGCTGATCACCACCCAGGTCGAAATGGGTGTCGCCATGCGCATGGCCTGTCTTGACGTGCTGACCCGCAGCGCGCGCGGAATGGAGGGCTGGGCATGA
- the tig gene encoding trigger factor: MQIVETTNEGLKRAYTITITASSIAQRVEGEVKKIAPQVRMPGFRPGKVPANLVKKMHGPALHQEALNTSIREAMDKLVADHKLRPAMQPAVSLGDGYEEGKDAELTVSLEVLPTIEAPSLDGLKLEKLVVPVADEAVEEAVKNIAAGAKTFTDAKKGKKAENGDQIVVDFVGKLDGVEFEGGAAQDAAIELGAGRFIPGFEEQLVGVKEGEERTITVTFPEDYPAANLKGKETTFDVTVKAVKVPGETKIDDDFAKSLGLESLELLQNLLRGQLEQETAGLTRTQMKRQLLDILAAGHDFDVPPSMVEAEFSQIWAQLTQEAQGEEDPEAALKEIEAEKEDYRTIAVRRVRLGLLLSEIGQANGVEVTQQEMNMLVQQAAQQYRPEDRQRFVEYIQQEPLAAAQLRAPLYEDKVVDFLFDKAEVTERTVTKEELQAAIEAEEAAPAPAKGAKKAPAKKAAKADEAAPAAEEKAEKPAKAKKEAAPKAGKPAKEAAEKKAPAKKAAAKK, encoded by the coding sequence ATGCAGATTGTCGAGACCACAAACGAAGGGCTGAAGCGGGCCTACACCATCACGATCACCGCCAGCTCGATTGCCCAGCGCGTCGAAGGCGAAGTGAAGAAGATCGCTCCGCAGGTGCGCATGCCCGGTTTCCGCCCCGGCAAGGTCCCGGCGAACCTGGTCAAGAAGATGCACGGCCCGGCGCTCCACCAGGAAGCGCTCAACACCTCGATTCGCGAGGCGATGGACAAGCTGGTGGCAGATCACAAGCTGCGCCCCGCGATGCAGCCGGCCGTCTCGCTCGGCGATGGCTATGAGGAAGGCAAGGACGCCGAACTCACCGTTTCGCTCGAAGTGCTGCCCACCATCGAGGCGCCGAGCCTTGACGGCCTGAAGCTCGAAAAGCTGGTTGTGCCCGTGGCCGATGAGGCCGTGGAAGAAGCGGTGAAGAACATCGCCGCTGGCGCCAAGACCTTCACCGATGCCAAGAAGGGCAAGAAGGCCGAGAACGGCGACCAGATCGTCGTCGATTTCGTCGGCAAGCTCGATGGCGTGGAATTCGAAGGCGGTGCCGCTCAGGATGCGGCCATCGAACTGGGCGCCGGCCGCTTCATCCCCGGCTTCGAGGAACAGCTCGTCGGCGTGAAGGAAGGCGAAGAGCGCACGATCACCGTGACCTTCCCGGAAGACTATCCGGCCGCCAACCTCAAGGGCAAGGAAACCACCTTCGACGTCACCGTGAAGGCGGTGAAGGTGCCGGGTGAAACCAAGATCGACGACGATTTCGCCAAGAGCCTGGGCCTGGAAAGCCTCGAACTGCTGCAGAACCTGCTGCGCGGACAGCTTGAGCAGGAAACTGCCGGCCTGACCCGCACCCAGATGAAGCGCCAGCTGCTCGACATCCTGGCCGCCGGCCACGATTTCGACGTGCCGCCCTCGATGGTCGAGGCCGAGTTCTCGCAGATCTGGGCCCAGCTGACCCAGGAAGCCCAGGGCGAGGAAGACCCCGAAGCCGCGCTGAAGGAAATCGAGGCCGAGAAGGAAGACTATCGCACCATCGCCGTGCGCCGCGTCCGCCTTGGCCTGCTGCTTTCGGAAATCGGCCAGGCGAACGGCGTGGAAGTCACCCAGCAGGAAATGAACATGCTGGTCCAGCAGGCTGCCCAGCAGTATCGCCCGGAAGACCGCCAGCGCTTCGTCGAATACATCCAGCAGGAACCGCTCGCCGCGGCCCAGCTGCGCGCGCCGCTTTATGAAGACAAGGTTGTCGACTTCCTGTTCGACAAGGCCGAAGTCACCGAGCGCACCGTGACCAAGGAAGAGCTGCAGGCCGCGATCGAGGCCGAGGAAGCTGCCCCGGCTCCGGCCAAGGGCGCCAAGAAGGCTCCGGCCAAGAAGGCCGCCAAGGCTGACGAAGCTGCTCCTGCTGCCGAGGAAAAGGCCGAGAAGCCCGCCAAGGCCAAGAAGGAAGCCGCTCCCAAGGCTGGAAAGCCCGCCAAGGAAGCCGCCGAGAAGAAGGCTCCGGCGAAGAAGGCTGCGGCCAAGAAGTAA
- the glnA gene encoding type I glutamate--ammonia ligase, with protein MASAKDILKRIKDEEIEWVDLRFTDPKGKWQHLTMVASLLGEGELEDGLMFDGSSIEGWKAINESDMILKPDLDSVYVDPFSATPMLIVNCDIVEPSTGDLYGRDPRSTAKRAEAFVISSGVGDTVYVGPEAEFFLFDDVRFYDGYDGNGFKIDDIELPTNSNREYEAGNLAHRPRAKGGYFPVAPVDSCVDIRGEMVSTMIEMGLPCDKHHHEVASAQHELGLTFGTLVQTADRMQVYKYVVHQVAQAYGKTATFMPKPIMKDNGSGMHTHISIWKEGKPLFAGNGYAGLSDMCLYFIGGVIKHAKSLNAFTNPTTNSYKRLVPGYEAPVLLAYSARNRSASCRIPYGTGDKAKRVEFRFPDAMANPYLCYSALLMAGLDGIKNKIHPGEAMDKNLYDLPPAELAQVPTVCGSLREALESLEADHDYLLQGGVFTKDQIDSYIEMKWPEVMRWETTPSPVEFDMYYSW; from the coding sequence ATGGCCAGTGCAAAGGACATCCTGAAGCGGATCAAGGACGAAGAGATCGAGTGGGTCGATCTGCGCTTCACCGACCCCAAGGGCAAGTGGCAGCACCTCACCATGGTCGCTTCGCTGCTCGGCGAGGGTGAACTGGAAGACGGCCTGATGTTCGACGGTTCGTCGATCGAAGGCTGGAAGGCGATCAACGAATCCGACATGATCCTGAAGCCGGACCTGGATTCGGTCTATGTCGATCCGTTCAGCGCCACCCCGATGCTGATCGTCAACTGCGACATCGTCGAGCCTTCGACCGGTGACCTCTACGGCCGCGACCCGCGCTCCACCGCCAAGCGCGCCGAAGCCTTCGTCATCTCCTCGGGCGTGGGCGACACCGTCTACGTCGGCCCGGAAGCCGAATTCTTCCTGTTCGACGACGTGCGCTTCTACGACGGCTACGACGGCAACGGCTTCAAGATCGACGACATCGAACTGCCGACCAACTCGAACCGCGAATACGAAGCCGGCAACCTGGCTCACCGTCCGCGCGCCAAGGGCGGCTACTTCCCCGTCGCGCCGGTCGACTCCTGCGTCGACATCCGCGGCGAGATGGTTTCGACCATGATCGAAATGGGCCTGCCCTGCGACAAGCACCACCACGAAGTGGCCTCGGCCCAGCACGAGCTTGGCCTGACCTTCGGCACGCTCGTCCAGACGGCTGACCGCATGCAGGTCTACAAGTACGTCGTCCACCAGGTCGCCCAGGCCTATGGCAAGACGGCCACCTTCATGCCCAAGCCGATCATGAAGGACAACGGATCGGGCATGCACACGCACATCTCGATCTGGAAGGAAGGCAAGCCGCTGTTCGCCGGTAACGGTTACGCCGGCCTGTCGGACATGTGCCTCTACTTCATCGGCGGCGTCATCAAGCACGCCAAGTCGCTGAACGCCTTCACCAACCCGACCACCAACAGCTACAAGCGCCTGGTTCCGGGTTACGAAGCCCCCGTGCTGCTGGCCTATTCGGCCCGCAACCGTTCGGCTTCGTGCCGCATCCCCTATGGCACCGGCGACAAGGCAAAGCGCGTGGAATTCCGTTTCCCCGACGCGATGGCCAACCCCTACCTGTGCTATTCGGCGCTGCTCATGGCCGGCCTCGACGGGATCAAGAACAAGATCCACCCGGGCGAAGCCATGGACAAGAACCTGTACGACCTGCCGCCGGCAGAGCTCGCCCAGGTTCCGACCGTCTGCGGTTCGCTGCGTGAAGCGCTGGAAAGCCTCGAAGCCGATCACGACTACCTGCTGCAGGGCGGCGTGTTCACCAAGGACCAGATCGATTCCTACATCGAAATGAAGTGGCCCGAAGTGATGCGTTGGGAAACCACCCCCTCGCCGGTCGAATTCGACATGTACTACAGCTGGTAA
- a CDS encoding dihydroorotase family protein, translating to MISQPLTITNATVLTPAGPVSGALRTEGDRIVAIGADLAPQPGDRVHDARGLLLAPGLVDLGVFAIDKPAFHFGGITRAALMPDQNPPLDHPARVRFAASSGKPDLWVHPLAAATRALDGEDLAELALMRDAGARAVSTGRRWIGDSGTMLRLLRYCAMLGMVVVSHAEDSGLAGSAVATAGEMATRLGLPSAPAEAEALAVARDIALAEISGARLHFRQVTTRAALALVRAAKARGLAVTAGVTPAHFMLCDNAMSDFRTFARLSPPLRCEDDRRAVIEAVGDGTIDVISSGHDPRGPEDKRLPFADAEPGMAGAETLLPLTLTLVRDGVIGIARAFELLATNPAMLLGVDAGRLEPGMQADLAVIDAEKPWIVDSDRMAAAAGNTPFDRQPVQGRCVALFKGGAQVA from the coding sequence ATGATTTCGCAGCCGCTGACCATCACCAATGCAACGGTGCTGACGCCCGCAGGCCCGGTTTCGGGCGCGCTGCGGACCGAGGGCGACCGGATCGTCGCGATCGGCGCGGACCTTGCCCCGCAACCGGGCGACCGCGTGCACGATGCGCGCGGCCTGCTGCTCGCCCCCGGCCTCGTCGACCTGGGCGTCTTCGCCATCGACAAGCCGGCCTTCCACTTCGGCGGCATCACCCGCGCCGCGCTGATGCCGGACCAGAACCCGCCACTCGACCATCCGGCGCGGGTGCGGTTTGCCGCCAGCTCGGGCAAGCCGGACCTGTGGGTCCACCCCCTCGCCGCCGCGACGCGCGCGCTGGATGGCGAAGACCTCGCCGAACTGGCGCTGATGCGCGATGCCGGTGCCCGGGCGGTGAGCACCGGGCGGCGCTGGATCGGTGACAGCGGCACCATGCTGCGCCTGCTGCGCTATTGCGCGATGCTGGGCATGGTCGTCGTCAGCCATGCCGAGGACAGCGGGCTGGCCGGATCGGCCGTGGCCACGGCGGGTGAAATGGCCACCCGGCTCGGCTTGCCGAGCGCCCCTGCCGAGGCCGAGGCGCTCGCCGTGGCGCGGGACATCGCGCTGGCCGAAATATCGGGCGCACGGCTGCATTTCCGGCAAGTGACCACCCGCGCCGCGCTGGCGCTCGTCCGCGCGGCCAAGGCGCGGGGCCTGGCGGTGACGGCAGGCGTCACCCCGGCGCATTTCATGCTTTGCGACAATGCGATGAGCGATTTCCGCACCTTCGCGCGCCTCTCTCCGCCGCTGCGCTGCGAGGACGATCGCCGCGCGGTGATCGAGGCGGTCGGTGATGGCACGATCGACGTCATTTCCTCGGGCCACGATCCACGCGGGCCGGAAGACAAGCGCCTGCCCTTTGCCGATGCCGAACCGGGCATGGCGGGCGCAGAAACGCTGCTGCCGCTGACCCTCACCCTGGTGCGCGACGGCGTGATCGGGATCGCCCGCGCCTTCGAACTGCTCGCCACCAATCCGGCCATGCTGCTGGGTGTCGATGCCGGGCGGCTTGAGCCGGGAATGCAGGCCGACCTCGCGGTGATCGATGCCGAAAAGCCGTGGATCGTCGATTCCGACCGGATGGCCGCCGCGGCGGGCAACACGCCCTTCGATCGCCAGCCGGTCCAGGGGCGCTGCGTGGCGCTGTTCAAGGGTGGCGCGCAGGTGGCCTGA
- the sppA gene encoding signal peptide peptidase SppA → MAFASNLWRVLVAIKDGLALLFLLLFFIVLFGVLSSRPNPGSVREGALLLKLDGSIVEEPSAVDPFAALTSGGLPAKEYRARDLVRALDAAAKDEDVKAVVLDLSSFTGGGLVNVMEVAEALDRVKAAKKPVLAHAFAYADDSLMLAAHASEVWVDPLGGAFVLGPGGHNLYFGKLLERFKVTPHVYRVGTYKDFVEPYLRSDMSPEARAAREAVIGAVFEQWKADVAKARPQAKLDLVTKEPAAWYRASGGDGAEAAKTAGLVDRIGDRVAFGKRVAEVSGKDVYDARPGSFAHSTLRAYLAANPEETPGKKVGVITIAGNIVDGKAGPGTAGGDRIAELLDGKEGKDLAALVVRVDSPGGSVTASERIRQAIERQKAKGIPVVVSMGNVAASGGYWVSTPASRIFAEPGTITGSIGIFAVIASFEKALAEYGVTTDGVRSTPLSGQPDLLGGFTPELDGMLQSNIERGYQRFTALVGQSRKLSPEQVDAVAQGRVWDGGTARQKGLVDEFGGLDDALAYAARQAKLGDGDWHPVFLGAKDKQANSLLLALLAGGDDDEDSVPPEQGDLFAMVAERQQAVLARLVSDAQRLVASRGMQAYCLDCPAQPLSRQQKQGLIFELLREWGKTSFF, encoded by the coding sequence ATGGCCTTCGCATCCAATCTCTGGCGTGTCCTTGTGGCCATCAAGGACGGGCTGGCGCTGCTGTTCCTGCTGCTGTTCTTCATCGTGCTGTTCGGCGTGCTTTCATCGCGGCCGAACCCCGGATCGGTCCGCGAAGGCGCGCTGTTGCTGAAGCTCGATGGCTCGATCGTCGAGGAGCCGTCGGCCGTCGATCCTTTCGCCGCGCTGACTTCGGGCGGCCTGCCGGCCAAGGAATACCGGGCGCGCGACCTGGTCCGCGCGCTCGACGCCGCGGCGAAGGACGAAGACGTCAAGGCCGTGGTGCTCGACCTTTCGAGCTTCACCGGCGGCGGGCTGGTCAACGTGATGGAAGTGGCCGAGGCGCTGGATCGGGTGAAGGCGGCGAAGAAGCCGGTCCTTGCCCACGCCTTCGCCTATGCCGATGACAGCCTGATGCTTGCCGCCCATGCCAGCGAGGTCTGGGTCGATCCGCTGGGCGGGGCCTTCGTGCTGGGGCCGGGCGGGCACAACCTGTACTTCGGCAAGCTGCTGGAACGGTTCAAGGTAACGCCGCACGTCTATCGCGTCGGAACCTACAAGGATTTCGTCGAACCCTACCTGCGCAGCGACATGTCGCCCGAGGCGCGCGCCGCGCGCGAGGCGGTGATCGGCGCGGTGTTCGAACAATGGAAGGCCGATGTCGCCAAGGCGCGCCCGCAGGCAAAGCTGGACCTTGTCACGAAGGAGCCTGCCGCATGGTATCGGGCTTCGGGCGGCGACGGGGCGGAAGCTGCCAAGACGGCCGGTCTGGTTGACCGGATCGGCGATCGCGTGGCCTTCGGCAAGCGCGTGGCCGAAGTGTCCGGCAAGGATGTCTATGATGCGCGGCCCGGCTCTTTCGCCCACTCGACGCTGCGCGCCTATCTTGCCGCGAATCCCGAGGAGACGCCGGGCAAGAAGGTGGGCGTGATCACGATTGCCGGCAATATCGTCGATGGCAAGGCCGGCCCCGGCACCGCCGGCGGCGACCGCATTGCCGAGCTGCTCGATGGCAAGGAGGGCAAGGACCTGGCCGCGCTGGTCGTGCGGGTCGATTCGCCGGGGGGCTCGGTCACCGCTTCAGAACGGATCCGGCAAGCGATCGAGCGGCAGAAGGCCAAGGGCATCCCGGTCGTCGTCTCTATGGGCAATGTCGCGGCGAGCGGCGGCTATTGGGTTTCCACGCCCGCCAGCCGCATCTTTGCCGAACCCGGCACGATTACCGGATCGATCGGCATTTTCGCGGTGATCGCCAGCTTCGAAAAGGCGCTGGCAGAATATGGCGTGACCACCGATGGCGTGCGCTCCACCCCGCTTTCCGGCCAGCCGGACCTGCTGGGCGGCTTCACGCCGGAACTGGACGGCATGCTGCAATCGAACATCGAACGCGGCTACCAGCGCTTTACCGCGCTGGTCGGCCAGTCGCGCAAGCTGTCGCCCGAACAGGTCGATGCCGTGGCGCAGGGCCGCGTCTGGGATGGCGGCACGGCGCGGCAGAAGGGGCTGGTCGATGAATTCGGCGGGCTGGACGATGCGCTTGCCTATGCCGCGCGGCAGGCAAAGCTGGGCGATGGCGATTGGCACCCGGTATTCCTGGGCGCGAAGGACAAGCAGGCCAATTCGCTGCTCCTGGCCCTGCTGGCCGGCGGCGATGACGATGAAGACAGCGTCCCGCCAGAACAGGGTGACCTGTTCGCCATGGTGGCAGAGCGCCAGCAGGCCGTTCTCGCCCGCCTCGTCAGCGATGCGCAGCGATTGGTCGCCTCACGCGGGATGCAGGCCTACTGCCTCGATTGCCCGGCGCAGCCGCTTTCAAGACAGCAAAAGCAGGGGCTGATTTTCGAACTTCTCAGGGAATGGGGAAAGACGAGCTTTTTCTGA
- a CDS encoding P-II family nitrogen regulator produces the protein MKKIEAIIKPFKLDEVKEALHEVGVSGITVTEAKGFGRQKGHTELYRGAEYVVDFLPKVKLEVVVPDDLADRTVEAIANAAQTGRIGDGKIFVIPVEKAIRIRTGERDDDAI, from the coding sequence GTGAAAAAGATCGAAGCCATCATCAAGCCGTTCAAGCTCGACGAGGTGAAGGAAGCGCTGCACGAAGTGGGCGTCTCCGGCATCACGGTGACCGAAGCCAAGGGCTTTGGCCGCCAGAAGGGCCACACCGAGCTCTATCGCGGCGCCGAATACGTCGTCGATTTCCTGCCCAAGGTTAAGCTGGAAGTCGTCGTTCCCGACGATCTCGCCGACCGCACGGTCGAAGCTATCGCCAATGCCGCCCAGACCGGCCGCATCGGCGACGGCAAGATCTTCGTCATCCCGGTGGAGAAGGCAATCCGCATCCGCACCGGCGAGCGCGACGACGACGCAATCTGA
- a CDS encoding TetR/AcrR family transcriptional regulator: MKHKKSEVTRAKIVSAARSLFLEKGIDKTSVAEICRISGVSNGALFHQFKVKEDIAFAVFSEVRVEFWDRVISAMVVHDDPHDGIEAAVRASFAFQREEPGAAAFMSDVNASEWIARYADDTKPFYDIGVERGLAWAVPHVQAGRIPAVSPDAFIALVAGAPQWIGRVIRIGLAGSTLDSVADDLALCVRRAFTIR; the protein is encoded by the coding sequence ATGAAGCACAAAAAGTCCGAAGTAACACGGGCGAAGATCGTTTCCGCAGCGCGGTCATTGTTCCTTGAAAAGGGCATCGACAAGACATCGGTAGCCGAAATCTGCCGCATCTCCGGCGTATCCAACGGTGCCCTGTTCCACCAGTTCAAGGTGAAGGAAGATATCGCCTTCGCCGTATTCTCCGAAGTACGGGTCGAATTCTGGGACCGGGTCATCAGCGCCATGGTTGTACATGACGATCCGCATGACGGGATTGAAGCGGCGGTGCGCGCTTCCTTTGCCTTCCAGCGCGAAGAACCCGGCGCGGCGGCTTTCATGTCGGATGTCAACGCATCCGAGTGGATCGCAAGATATGCCGACGACACCAAGCCGTTCTACGATATCGGTGTCGAACGCGGCCTCGCATGGGCCGTGCCGCATGTGCAGGCGGGCCGTATCCCCGCAGTCTCGCCCGACGCCTTCATTGCCCTCGTCGCCGGCGCGCCGCAGTGGATTGGCCGCGTGATCCGCATCGGCCTTGCCGGTTCGACACTCGATTCGGTTGCCGACGACCTCGCCCTCTGCGTGCGCCGGGCCTTCACCATCCGCTGA